The Cinclus cinclus chromosome 3, bCinCin1.1, whole genome shotgun sequence genome has a window encoding:
- the GINS1 gene encoding DNA replication complex GINS protein PSF1 isoform X2 translates to MAAERGLELVRELHRAAGGHLPPFRTEEMRQALEEMRALYERNQADVSEAKSGRTDLIFLIRFRHCCLLRNQRCLLAYLYDRLLRIRALRWEYGSVLPNTIQFHMSAEEVRCLRDHGEFEIDDGTTILLKKNSQHFLPRWKCEQLIRQGVLEHVLS, encoded by the exons AtggcggcggagcggggccTGGAGCTGGTGCGGGAGCTGCACCGCGCCGCCGGCGGGCACCTGCCGCCCTTCCGG ACGGAGGAGATGCGGCAGGCGCTGGAGGAGATGCGGGCGCTGTACGAGCGGAACCAGGCGGACGT GTCCGAAGCGAAGTCGGGACGGACGGACCTGATTTTCCTGATCCGGTTCCGGCACTGCTGTCTGCTCCGGAACCAGCGCTGCCTGCTCGCCTACCT GTATGACCGGTTGCTACGGATCCGAGCACTGAGGTGGGAGTATGGCAGCGTTCTGCCCAACACCATCCAGTTCCACATGTCTGCTGAAGAA GTGCGGTGCTTAAGAGACCATGGGGAATTTGAGATCGATGATGGCACTACCATACTGTTGAAGAAGAACAGCCAG cACTTTTTACCCCGCTGGAAATGTGAGCAGTTGATCAGACAAGGAGTCCTGGAGCATGTTCTGTCCTAA
- the GINS1 gene encoding DNA replication complex GINS protein PSF1 isoform X1, with the protein MAAERGLELVRELHRAAGGHLPPFRTEEMRQALEEMRALYERNQADVSEAKSGRTDLIFLIRFRHCCLLRNQRCLLAYLYDRLLRIRALRWEYGSVLPNTIQFHMSAEEVEWFNRYKKSLATYMRSVGGEEGLDLTQDIKPPKSLYIEVRCLRDHGEFEIDDGTTILLKKNSQHFLPRWKCEQLIRQGVLEHVLS; encoded by the exons AtggcggcggagcggggccTGGAGCTGGTGCGGGAGCTGCACCGCGCCGCCGGCGGGCACCTGCCGCCCTTCCGG ACGGAGGAGATGCGGCAGGCGCTGGAGGAGATGCGGGCGCTGTACGAGCGGAACCAGGCGGACGT GTCCGAAGCGAAGTCGGGACGGACGGACCTGATTTTCCTGATCCGGTTCCGGCACTGCTGTCTGCTCCGGAACCAGCGCTGCCTGCTCGCCTACCT GTATGACCGGTTGCTACGGATCCGAGCACTGAGGTGGGAGTATGGCAGCGTTCTGCCCAACACCATCCAGTTCCACATGTCTGCTGAAGAA GTGGAGTGGTTCAATCGGTACAAAAAGTCTCTGGCTACCTACATGAGGTCAgtaggaggagaggaggggctGGACCTCACACAGGACATCAAACCTCCCAAAAGCCTGTACATTGAA GTGCGGTGCTTAAGAGACCATGGGGAATTTGAGATCGATGATGGCACTACCATACTGTTGAAGAAGAACAGCCAG cACTTTTTACCCCGCTGGAAATGTGAGCAGTTGATCAGACAAGGAGTCCTGGAGCATGTTCTGTCCTAA
- the GINS1 gene encoding DNA replication complex GINS protein PSF1 isoform X3, translated as MAAERGLELVRELHRAAGGHLPPFRVEWFNRYKKSLATYMRSVGGEEGLDLTQDIKPPKSLYIEVRCLRDHGEFEIDDGTTILLKKNSQHFLPRWKCEQLIRQGVLEHVLS; from the exons AtggcggcggagcggggccTGGAGCTGGTGCGGGAGCTGCACCGCGCCGCCGGCGGGCACCTGCCGCCCTTCCGG GTGGAGTGGTTCAATCGGTACAAAAAGTCTCTGGCTACCTACATGAGGTCAgtaggaggagaggaggggctGGACCTCACACAGGACATCAAACCTCCCAAAAGCCTGTACATTGAA GTGCGGTGCTTAAGAGACCATGGGGAATTTGAGATCGATGATGGCACTACCATACTGTTGAAGAAGAACAGCCAG cACTTTTTACCCCGCTGGAAATGTGAGCAGTTGATCAGACAAGGAGTCCTGGAGCATGTTCTGTCCTAA